The genomic segment cttatttaatgtaGTAAATATGATAACTGTTTGGAGGCCTGATAGCCTGAAAAATGAAGAGGAAGACAAGGGGTTAtgcatgaagaaaaaaacaaaaagaatttctGTGAAAGACCTAGTATCAAAGGCCTTCTCAACATGCCCTTGCCCCAATCACTAAATCCTGTTGATTTctgctttgaaatatttgttgaatctactctggtttttttctctttttcatttccaccGCTATCAGCTTAGGCGAGGACTTGATTATTTCCTGCCTGAACCACTGCACTGATTTTTAGGAACTCAGTAGTGGACTTCCTTTTTTTGTCCCAAGACAAttccagggaaaaataaaaatggttaacttaatttttttcaaatcaatataaaattatataatatctaTATTCTTACCACTTAGCTTGATTACCTCATTGAGAGGTAATGCAATTAAATAAGAggaatgcaattaaaaaaaggccctggctggtgcagctcagtggattgagcgccagactacgaagcaaagggtcgccgatttgattcccagtcagggcacatgcctgggttgcaggccagctccccaatAGGGGGctttcgagaggcaaccacacattgatgtttctctcctctttctccctcttttcttatTGATGACAATAAGAAACAGGATTATATGgaactctctctaaaaataaaaataaatacattcttaaaaaaaGGCACTGATTTGTAGTCATAAAGATATTATCTGAGCATATTTGAGAGGCAATGTATACAGTAGCAGTTCTGTAAATTTTCACACATTTGTTTAGTATGTTAGAGTTCACAAAGTCTGTTCAAAGCATTTTCATCCTAGGAAAACAATCCTATCTTCGTTCCACTCCTTGGGAAATTAATCTTCCTTCTCTGAGGTGGTAGAGTCTCCCCTCCGGGCAGGTCTGGGGAGGGCAGATAACTAATTCATTTGGAGATACTGCCTCCCATAAGCTGGATTTCCATTTGGAAAGTGGTTCTGGaaattttttccccctaataCCACTGCTCTGTTGGGTAGAGAAGCTACACTTTATATAAAGTTTCATGCTGTGTATGCCCCACACTTCCCTATTTTCCCCACATCCAGTTTCTCTGTATCCTTTCTAATATACCAATTTCATCATGTCATTCCATCACTCAATTTTTCACATTCTCTTTGGTTTATTTATTCgttcataaaatgagttaatgTTTGAAAGTTCTTAAAGTAATGCCTGGCACGTATTGGGTGCTATATTACTGATTAAGATATAAAAATTCAGCCCTAGtttgtgtgactcagtggattgggcctgcaaaccaaaacgtctcaggtttgatccctggtcagagtgcatgcctgggttgcgggccaggtccccagttgggggcacgtgagaggcaaccaattgatgtttctctctcacatcgatgtttctctccctgcctttctcactccctttaaagacaaataaaatctttgaaagaaaaaaaatgatacaaaaattcAATTCAAATTGAGTACCACTTACAAATTACCAGGCAATGCTCTTGAGGTGGGGTCCATGGTAGTAAGTAAAACAGACATGGCTCCTACCGTTAAGAAGGTTTACAGGGCTTATTAAGTGACTGTGTGTGTCTTAGTCATGAGAATTTGGAGCTAAGAGGATCTTGGGTCATCTAGTCCCACATTTTTacttacaaataagaaaactgaaatctaaGAAGGCAAATAAATGACTTCCAAAGTCCTAAAGCTGGTATGAGCACAGTCAGCAGTGTGCAGGAACCAGCTTAAACTGGCTCAAAAGAACCCACTGTtaaatttcataaattttttGAGCCTGCTGTTAAATTATTGGTACCTTCCAATCAGTCATGGTGGGAATTCTTAcaccacagaaatcagcaaattATTGCCTATAAATCAAATTCAAGctctggctgagtggctcagttgcaGCATCCAACCAActagtttggtccccagtcagagcgCAAGGAAGAATGGACTAGTGAACTCTTTCCCCAACCCTTCCCATTTACCATCACCTCCAGGTAGAATGAGGAGTTATTTGCTTACAATTACAAGGAGACATCAACTCCCCAGATCCAAGATGCTTTTTAAATTAGGTTTTGAACTCCTAGTTCTTAATAGAAAGTGTAGAATGTACAGATGCATAATATATGTTTGATGAATAAACACGGACATAAAGAAATGGATGCTTCTAGTTGGTtctacttgttgaataaatgaaaaaagccagaatattaaaataatcttcaGCCAAAATGACAGGggctatttttttctgatcttacCTTgcataaaaatacagtaaattacgaccccacccccacttcattTTTTAACCAACTTTTAGGACTACCCAACAGTATGAATTGAAATTTGTCATAGTTCAGCACAGGCAGGCCAGGTTTATCTTTGTACCTGATAAAGAACAGTGAACAATATAAGACTGTTgacagtttttaaacttttgattttcttcagggcatttaagaaacttttcttttaaaaaatatttcttactaaaattaaactaaatgtaCTCCAAAATCTAAAATAAGCAATTTTGGTATTGGCAGAggaagcgtgtgtgtgtgtgtgtgtgtgtgtgtgtgtgtgtgaaggtttGAGGGGGAGGCAGCCCttaggaaggagaaggaggaagagggactgggaagagagggagaaaagtggGGAATGTGAGAGAAGAGACACCAACTGGTATGAAGGACACACCAGGGGGACAAAGGCTAGGGGTTGTCTGAGGAAAGGAAGTGGCACCATCTCATCTCAGTGATGAGGGGCTTCAGAAGAGGGTCTTTCTGAGAACTTGTGTTAGGGAATTTGCACCAGCAGATGCTGAGAATAAGCCTTTAGTTTAGTTAGGAGACTaaagagagtggggagagaagggaaggaaattgccCAGGCTCATCCTCATCACTTCAGAAGGGGTAACTTAAGCTAAGCTTGAGGCTATCTTATACTTAcaagcatatatacatatacttgtaaaatatatataataatatatatacttgttatatatatatatacacacacacacacacatatatacatacatacatataatcaAAGGCAGAAGTCTTTCATTGTGCAGTACAGATAGAaggtttaaaatgtaaatgactgGTTGTTACAAAATAACCTGATTTTTGTGAGGTCAAATGTTTTCCTTCACTCTGTAATAATAATTGGTATTTAAGTTAGATCTTTGTAGGTTTAACTGACAAAATCTGATTTAATCCACTAAAGCCACATTAATATAATCAACCGATTATTCAATGAGTGGAGGTTGTGGGAAGGAGTTTTTTGAAATGATGACAATAAGAAACAGGATTATATGGAACTCAAATCCCAAGCAGTAAGGGCAAAGCTGTTTCATTTTCCGTGTTTTCTGCATTACGTGTTTTGTAAATCTCCCTTGGTGTTCACATTTGCAGGAACTCAACACTCACCACCTTGTATCAGTTTTCAAGATCACAGTCCAGAAAAAATTCATGCCAGCAGACCGGACCAAGTACATGACCAGAAACCTGCGGTGGGAAAGACTCTGTTGCACTTTTCCACCTGGGAGCGGGGATGTTCACGAGTCTTCGGCTAGGTGGAATTCACCCAACCCCGTGCTTTTCTCCCAGTTTCTGCACCTCCTGCAGGAGTGGATCCAGGGCACATCCTAAAGGAGCAGGCACCGTAATTGCCTTACACAGgccaaacaaacaagaaataccTTGGCTCTGTCGCTCTCCTCCAAGGCACTGTCACCACACACTTCCAGGACTTTAGGCTTTGCCTAGAGGTTTCATGTGCTTTGAGTCGATGGCAAAAGTGGAATTCCATTTCTCCTGCCAAGGACCACCTGGCACGAgcaatttcctcttttaaaaaatgttttttgaaatgcCCACCGTGGCAGTGGAGAGAGTTGGCCCCAGCGAAGAAGAAAGCTTATCATTATCACACGAAACTCTCAGCCCCTGCCCACTCCCGCCTGCAACACCCCAGGGCTCGCGACTCTCAGACCCCTAGGTTTGCCAAAGGCCAAAGACTACAAAAACAGGATTCTGGGGGAAGGAAGTGACGCCACGGCGCAAGGCATGCTGGACGCAGGCGGGCTCTGTTTGAGAACAGATTCCTTCCGCAACGTGGTTGCTGAGTCCGAGTGCTGCCAGCAGTTACAACTGGTGCTTTTCCGGTTTGTGAGGATGAATCGTTGAGTCCCGTCCGGTTTGAGCACGGCTCAGAGTACCATGCGGCTGCAGGCTAAGCCGAGGAGTTCGAGATCTAGGGCGGCAGCTGCTGCCCCTTCTTTTATCCATCCTCCAGACAAACTGTAGGAGGACACAGCGACAAATCCGGGGGCCGGGCCTCTTCCTGGAGGCAGAGCCAAAGAGCGAGTGGGTGGGTATCTtgagttttctttaaaagtttttggcCACACGTGGTGTGGAGTGAGCTGCTTGGGTCGCAGGGAGCACGGTTTACGGGTTTGAGCAGACCGCAGTTCAAAGCCAGCGGGAAGGCGATCCGGAATGGGCTTGGGGTGGAACTAAGGTGTGCCAGGTGAGTTATCGCAGACAGGGCCCCACGGCGACGCGGTGTCGGTCCCCTGAGCTTTCAGactgaataataaatattgtGTTAACTAATTTGCTGATATGGAACTAGAGGCAAATCACAGATGATTTTCTAGGATGGAGATTAGGGGTAAGACATTTGCTTGGGTGGAACATACATTAACCCAAACTGGTGGTGGTTTTAAATCTCGCCAGATGGCAGccatgaatgaatggatgaagaaaggTCCCTTAGAATGGCAAGATTACATTTACAAAGAAGTCAGAGTGACAGCAAGTGAGAAGGAGTATACAGGATGGGTTTTAACCACAGACCCAGTCTCTGCCAAGTGAGTATGGGTCCTGCTTCCCTGAAATCACGACACCCTTTCGTGCTGCCTCTATGCTATACCCAAACTCAAAAGGCAGATAATGAAAAGTTGATTATTCCCGTATAAGAATTTTATTGCCTTGGAATCTAGCTGTTCTAACTATGGAGTACCTTATCAGACCAAACAACTTTGTAGGAATGAGACAtttcttaatacattttattggaaattttcaaacatacacaaatgtaaagaaaatggtATAGCAGACAGTATCTTACCCCTCCTTCCACATATTTTAAAGCCAATTGCAGGCATATAATTTTGTTCATAAATACTTCAATACATCCTTTAGTAGAGTCTCTAATACATATAGGCACAATATTTTAACACCTAACAAAAGAAGTAAGAATTTTAATATTAGCTAAATCCTAGTGTGAGTTCAGATTTGCCTGATGGTCTGGAAAGTATCTTTTTATATTGGTTTATCAATTTGGTAGATATGTCTCTTAAGTATCTTACTCTCTAACTCtgcaccttctttttttttagttttccaactcccttatttgttgaagaaatggaGTCATTTGTCTGATAGAACTGAACACATTCTGATTAAAGTTTCCAAGGCAGGGACTTGGAAATCTCTGTAACAAAGCTACTCCAGTGTTTAGAATTGAACACATTCTGGATCGAGCTTATCACATTATCATGATGTAGTTTAACATGTTTTTGTCTCTGTATTTCCTATAAACTGGTATTCATATCTAGAGGTTTGATTAGAATCAGATTTATTTTTGCAAGACCACTTTAAAGGTGATGATACGTGTGCACAtacacctccccccacacacacactttttattttggagtAGTCTTAGATTTCCAGAGCAAAGCAAGTACAGAGAATACCCATGTACCCAGCTCCCCTAATGTTAGCATCTGTCAGAACTAAAAATTTACATTAACTGTAATCATTTGGATTTTTACTGGTTTTTCCATTGATgacctttttctgttccaggatccaatTAGGATCCCACATTACATTTAAtcatgtctccttagtctcctccgATCTGTGACAGTTTTtcagtctttccttgttttttgtgACTTTGATTCATTTGAAGAGTACTGGtgaggtattttgtagaatgtctgtCAATTTGGGTTTGTGTAGTGTTTTCTCATTAGTAGGGTTTGGGGAAGAGTACCACAGAAGCGATACTCCTTTCACATCACATCATATcatacattgtattttatttagaatttttgcatttgtatttataagtgagattagcctgtgattttatttttttgaagattttacttattttttagggagagggaaggggaaagagagggaaacatcaatgtgtgattgcctcctGAGCACCCCCCTACttggtacctggcccacaacccaagcatgtaccctgactgggaatcgaaccagcgaccctttgcttcgcagtctggcactcaatccactgagccatgctagCCAGGGCGAAGGCATTCATAACTCTTTAGGTCATGCTTTCACTGCTTCCCACAATGATTAGCTTTAGGCTGAACAAAAAGTTTAGAAGTTTAGGACCCTCGGTGAACACTTGCTGAACCAGTGAAAACACTGGTGGTGAGAAGATTAAATTCAAATAGGGACTTGCATTCCCTATTATTCTAATGACCTGCTGGGTTGATGATGCCTCTCATTCCATTGCTTCTGCTGTAGATTTATGGGCCTTTAGGCTTTTCTTTTGCAAATCTGCTCTGAACTTACTCTTCCTCCAAAGTATCGTCCTCGTGAACTTCCTTGAAGATGGCAGCATGTCTGTGACCGGCATTATGGGACATGCCGTGCAGACTGTTGAAACTGTGAATGAAGGGGACCACAGGGTAAGAGAGAAGCTGATGCATTTGTTCCTGACTGGAGACTGCAAGGCATACAGTCCTGAGGatctggaaaagagaaagaaccacCTAAAGAAATGGCTTGAGAAGAACCACATCCCTGTCACTGAACAGGGAGACTCATCAAGAACTCTCTGTGTGGCTGGGGTCCTGACTATAGACCCGCCGTATGGCCCAGAAAACTGCAGCAGTTCTAATGAGATTATTCTGTCCCGTGTCCAGGATCTTATTCAAGGATATCTTGCGGCTTCCCAGTGAGAGGCCAAGAACTGTGGACACGCTGACctgagacttcttttttttccttcataaaatgttttgaatgttAAGGCTGTCATAATATAGGACTTCAAAGGCACACACGTGTGCGTGAGTTTTAACTTGTAGTTTTGGTAAAATCAAAGATGGGGATTATGAGTGCTAGTAAGTGATCTGCGGCGAGGATAACATCACGTGCAACAAAATTAGCACAGGGACATCAGAACTGTCTTTTTGATGGGGCTATACTCCCATTTTTGTTAGGCAAGAAATGTATTTGTAAAGTATATTAAGTCACTTGCACTATGTGTGTCTCAttaagtttccatttttattttttggtctaaTGAAGAAGCTGGCTGAAACTTGAAAGTTTTGGCTATtggtaaaaatcttaaaaatcttaACACATAAGCCTTATAACTCTCAAAGCCTTTCAAGTGAGAACAGGCTGATATCTCCGAGGGAAAAAGGCAAATGTGACGAGTGTTCTGCAGCTGAACCCAACGCAGTTCCTTGGCCTGGTGGAGTAGGCCCAGGCTTCTGACCCAGGCGGCTTTCCACCTGGAGTCCCCAGGCCCCAGGTTAGGCTTCAGGagcgggagggggggggagggcgcGAGTACAGGAAGTGAGCTTCGCTCCACCTGACCCGTGGAGGCCAGTCAGGGCCAGGACTCATGTGGAGGTGTCTGGCCTAGAAAGGTACCTCAGATGATTagttttgggcttttttttcaAGGGCATGTCTAGAATGCTGCAAGGTTGGGTTAGAACTCCGAGGCCCTGACCCGCTAGGACAAGGGCCAACTCTGGGCCCTTGGGGAAATTCCGGCCTGCTGCCTCCATTTGTTAAGTTTTATGGGAACACAGACTAGTTTACGTTTTATGTACAAATGCTTCTGAGCCATTGGCAGAGTTGAGTATTGGGACAGAAACGATGCAGCTTATATATTTAAGAAGAATGTGGCCCTTCACAGGGTCCTTCCCTCACAATTTTAAAGTTCCACGATCCTCTAAGTGAAATTAGGTGCATAGCCCTTTTCCTTGTGACCCTGGAATGTCTTTGGAAAGCAAGTAGGGGAGggggaataaaattaaatttagcaAGGAAACAAtgctgacaaaatgaggactTGAGAGGAGTAAACCATCTAGGAAATTCTTCACAGTATCATTCGCGCTCGGTCCTTGGCCCAGGGACAGGTGCGTGGGTGTCAGTAGATTTATTTGCTGCCTGACTTAATGAGCTGGGAACAGAGACTGTTTCTTGGCAACTGAATCTTCTGATTGTTTAAACAATTTGCCCAATTGCTGAGGAGGGTAAGTGATCTGGCTCCGCCTGGGAAACCTGCCTGCTTAGGGAGTTGCACCAGCCCCTGGGGCTAAGATTCTCCCCCAGGAGTCTAACTCAGCTGTTTTCAGATGCATCCTCTGGATCTAGAGGCCAAGGAGGTTCCGCCCCGAAGTTGGCTCTGCTCCCTGCCAGCTGGAGGCAGTAGCCAGGGCAGTCTCTGAACACACGGGTATCCAGAACACTTCAAAACCAAGGTGGTTAGGATTTTCACTGAGTACTGCTTGGTTCTCTTGGAGCAAAGTTTCCAACATTTACACCAATTTCTTGCTATCCCATTGTTCACCCGATTTCCTAAATGTCTTCACCTTTTCCTAAAAAAGTTATTGCTGAAATAGGTTTTTCCatgaattaagttttaaaaaaattagtagtgagaaatttaaaacattcacaATCATTGTATTTGATGAGAACTGGTGGAACTTTCACGATGCCTTGAAGCAGATTCTAGAATGCTAGAGTCAGAGGTAAGGGTTACTATAATTCATGCTTACACTTTGGGAGAAATCAGAGCAGTGAAGGACTATAATTACATATCCTTAATCGCTTCTACTGCCAAATAcaagtgtttttttaaaccactttattgaggtacaattaACATATAAATGGCTGTACATATTAAATGTACAACTTGGTAGGTTGGAGATTCATCTGTGAAACCAGTGTTTGCCATAAGCATACCCATCACCTTaagtttctcctgccttctttaTTACACAATTGGGTTTCATTgctcaaataaaattaaaggatttttcttttattaaaaattattctagtACCCACACAtgctttatattttgtatatttctcctttttttacattttttaaaaaaggtttgttttttttagagaggggaagggagggagaaagagagggacagaaacttcagtgtgtggttgcctcttgtgcacccgctactggagacctagcccacaacccaggcatggcccTGACGGGGAacagaactggcaaccctttggtttgcagactggcacttaatccactgagccacaccagccagggctatattttgtatattacttTCTAATCCTTTAACATAATTGTAATCAGtgtatttagtttttttattttcctgtttgttttcataattaaaatatttaagacaatatTCTATAGTGTTGATAAACCATGCTTATTTACACATTCCTTTACATTTTGACATGTTGACCTTTTTGCTATCATAGATTATGTTGCAAAGTATATCTTCATTGCTACTATCAGACTATTTCAGTGCCTAGAAATGAAGTACTGTCAAAGAGTATGAACACGTGTAagtttttccttgtatttttaaatggtttgtgCTGCTTTCATTGACAAGaacaataaataagtacatatacAAATTTTATCAGACCCTtagaatattaacatttttgtttaatttttgctaCTCAACATGAAATGGTGTTTTAAAGttaagttttaatttgtatttctttgtcagCATTTCCCCATGTGCTTCTTTATTTCCAGTATGGGAACTGTTTGATtcatatcttcattttaaaaaatactaactttCAAGAAATTATTTCCTCTATATTCTCATATGTTTCTTGtttactatttaatttttactcaAATGGATACATGTTAATAAACAGTGAAATTATAGTACACATATACTGCATTTATTTCGACAtgtaaatttacaaaatatttgcaaaaacacaacaaagaattcCCATATATCTTTTCCCCAGCAAATGTTAACATTGTACCACATTTACATTTTCTGTGTTTGTGTATGagtgtgttcatttttttcctgaaatgtttgaAAGTAAGTTGTggacactgaaaaaaatgagttcattttcctAAATGACTGCAGGACAATCACTGAAATCAGGAAATTACCATTGATACAGTATGTGTTTTAATACGGATCTTGTCCAGATTTCACTGATTATCTCAGTGTcctttatagcaaaaaaaaaacacaaaaaaaaccccaaacattttttttttcttggcccaTTATTGCATTCAGTTGTCATGTCCCTTTAGTTTCCTTTAATCTGGAAAGGTTTCTTTGACTCAAGATGAGGACATTCTTAAATACAGGCCAGTTATTTTGGGGAATAACCCTCAAtttgggtttgattttttttttatgattcaaTTCAATATGCACCGGAACACCCTGGAAGTGTGTTCTCCTCAGTACGTATCAGGAGGCACAGGATGTTAATTTGTCCCATTTCTGGTGATGTTAACTGTGATCTCTTAGTTACAGCGCTCTCTGTCAGATTTCTCCACTGTGaagttactattttttcttttatattttttattgttgttcaagtaccattgtctccatttcctccccatcactccccctgccccaccctcgatcctacccccctttggctttgtccatgtgtcctttatacatgttccttgatgatccttcccctattttcccccattatccccctttcctctggttactgtcagtttgttcttcaatgtccatggttatattttgcttgcttgcttgttttgtggattaggttccacttaaaggtgagatcatatagtatttgtccctcaccacctggcttatttcacttagcatagtgctctccagttccatccatgctgttgcaaagggtaggagctcctcctttctttctgctgtgtattccattgtgtaaatgtaccatagttttttgatccactcatttactgatggaaacTTAGGTCATatccaccacttggctattgtaaattgtactgctatgaacattggggtgcaaaggttcttttggattggtgtttcaggattcttggggtataatcccagcaatggaattgttgggtcaaaaggcatttccatttttagttttttgaggaaattccaaactgttttccacagtagctgctctagtctgcattcccacaaacagggtactagggttcccttttctccacatcctctccaacacttgtttcttgatttgttaatgatggccattctgaccggtgtgaagtggtatctcactgtggttttaatttgcatctctctgatggctagtgatgctgagcatcgtttcatatgtctgtttttgtaattaaaggtatcttcatacatatttttaaaaagctttattgaggtattactcacataccataaaattcatccaCTTTAAGTGTATAACTCTGATTTTTGGTAAATTTAGAGTTATGCAGCCATCATcacaatccattttttaaaaacatttccatcattttatAACATCCCTTATCCTGTTTGTAGCCAATTCCAAGTCCCATCCTCAGTCCCAGGCAACCACTCATCTCCTTTTTGTATGAttccatgtaaatggaatcatttacACAAATGTGGTCTCTGTAtatgacttctttcacttaatttcAGTTCactcatgttgtagcatgtatcagtggTTCCTTTTTACTcttaataatattctattatgaatatattttattcattcaccagttgatgggtattgggttctgttttttttttctattatgaacaatgctgctgtgaacatttgtgacaaatctttgtgtggacatatattttcatttctcttgggtgagAAACCTAGGGGTAGAATTGCTAGATTATATgataaatttgtttaattttttaagaaactaccaaactgttttccagagtggctacaccattttacatatCGTCAGCAATGTAACAGGGTAtcaatttctctgcatccttaccagcacttacTACTGTGTGTGGTTCCAGTGGTTAGGAGGTAGTAGTATCCCGTTgtagtttcaatttgcatttccataataaCTCATAACATTGGGCATCATTCCATGTGCTTGTTAAGCCATTTGTAAATCCTCTTTGCTGAGATGTTTACTGaatttgcctatttaaaaaatgagctgtctacttgagttgtaagagttctttatatactctaGATGCTAGTGCTTTAtcagatatgatttgcaaatattttctcccagtctgttttgtagtttttaaattgtttttgaactgcataatttaaaaaaatcaagtaattaCAATTTGTCAAAAAATTGTTTATGTCATGATTTTGGTGTCAGAGCTAAGAATTCGTTGCCTAACCCAAGACcacaaaaattttgttttcttttaaacattttaattaaatcttaaaCTTAGGTTTATGtaccattttgagttaatttttgtgtattgtatGAGGTAAGGGTCTAAATTCATCTTTTTGCGTGAGGATGTTGAAATATTACACTACTGTTTGTTTAAAAGACTTTTCAATCTTCATTGAACTGTCTTGGCACTTTTGTTGAAGATCAGTTGATcataaattttaagagtttatttttggACTAACAGTTGTGTTTCATTGCTCTATATGTGTTGGTAACACATTGtattaattattatagctttatagtaaAATTT from the Desmodus rotundus isolate HL8 chromosome 5, HLdesRot8A.1, whole genome shotgun sequence genome contains:
- the GEMIN6 gene encoding gem-associated protein 6; amino-acid sequence: MAAMNEWMKKGPLEWQDYIYKEVRVTASEKEYTGWVLTTDPVSANIVLVNFLEDGSMSVTGIMGHAVQTVETVNEGDHRVREKLMHLFLTGDCKAYSPEDLEKRKNHLKKWLEKNHIPVTEQGDSSRTLCVAGVLTIDPPYGPENCSSSNEIILSRVQDLIQGYLAASQ